AGAAACTCTCAGTAGTGCAATTGGTTTTGAATATTTCTTCTCCcgaagcaagaaaaaaaagatcggTTTAGTTTTTGCTAGATTATCGTGTCGTACTGGTTGGGGTGGAAGAAACTGGGCAAAAGTAAAGTGAACGGGGTGGAAGAAACTGCGCAAAAACTAGGTGGACGGGGCGTAGGATTCACAGATATATTGAACTGAAAACTCATTTCTAAGAAGAGTTATTTCTTCAAGAAAATCTTCAAAGGTAGTATTTCCCTTCAACGTCCTTGGCATGCTGGGGTGAGCATGGATAAGAGTTACCTACTTACCTGGGCTCGTGATCTTATTAGCCAGCGATGGCGATGGGAGGGGGCTACCGGAAAGATGTTCGTCTCTGGTTCGATCCATGGCCTTCTCAGTGTCTACTCAACGACTACAAATATAAACCTTTGAGGGGCAAATTGCACAAGTTTCAGCTCTACATATAGTCAATATCTTGGCCGAAATTTTTTGGTGGCAAATTAGAAggaaatttttgaaatcataggtaaagaaaagaaaccatCTATACAAGAAATGATTTAAGGATCCTAAAATTACACTCGCATAAGTAACTCTAAGACTAGAAACTGCCGATAGATTAGCTCAACTTTAAATCAACAAATGAGGTTAACAGAGTCCCCTAAGGAACCATCTCATCGCATCTTTACGTATTTCCTTCGCACGCACTTGcgaagagagaatgagagatgGGGAGAGGGACTGCCAAGAGTGTCGCCGTTCGCCTAGATTCAAACCCACTTCGACATGTTGGACCAAAACTTGTAAATGCACCATGACCGGTGATGGTACCTCAAACGCTGAAACGAAAACTTAATCTTCTATACTTTCTACTACCAGATACTTCTCCTCAAAGATGGAAAAGATTTGAAACGATGAGTAGTATCAGTTTCCAACATAGTTAGTGGAGCTGTGGCTTCAAGTTCTTTTATTCCATACGTATATATATGCCCTATTACACGAATTATAAAAAGGCGTGACATATATAAAagggaagtgattttcacacttctctTTTTAcaattcacactccttttttttgtctttatccgcATGAATTTACTATATTGTCCTTTTATCAATACACTTCTACACACATCCAAGGGCAACATTGTAAATTCATGttgataaagacaaaaattggAGTGTGGATTTtaaaaaggagagtgtgaaTATCATTTCCAATATAAAATTCCCCCTTCATGCGTAATATTCCAATTAGTATAACACTATATAAGCTCAATTTCTATATCTTGGAGGCGTCGGCAGTCATTCGGCTCAAGGCAATGGCAGTCTTGGAACCTGAAGGACGGCCAAGATGCTTGCTTATGAAGTCCCCAGCCAATAAGAGCTTTTGCAGATCAACATTGGTTTGCACACCAAGTCCATTAAGCATGTAAACGACATCTTCTGTGGCAACATTTCCGGAAGCTCCCTTGGCGTATGGACAACCTCCTAGACCCGCAACAGAAGAGTCCAGAGTGGTAATCCCCATCTGTTGACAAAAGTTACAAAGCTTATTACGTCGTCGGAAGTATGGTaagatttcaaaatatttatatgCAGAAAGTACGAAAGGTAACCCTAGAAACAGCTAGGGCGCTCAAAGCTGAGATGATCTTATTCTATGACTAACGAATATGCCCACTTTTAGAAGGTGTTGTTCTTATGTCAAACACGTATCAGACACCAACACTTGTCGGAAACTCCCTCGCGCATGTCAAACACTCATCCAAACGCGTATAATCCCTACTTTCTATTcgttaaaaaaccaaaaataccTATGACACTTGAGAGACACAAATGTCATAGACACGGATGGGAAACATTACATGTTTGGAACAAAAAATAACCGGGGATACAATAACAAAATAAGTTTATTGGGCTAATTGATGATAATATTTATTATTTGAAGGACTTATCAATGATTTTCTACAAGTTTGTAAGCTATGTTCTTGGAGGCTAGGTCAGAGAAAGATAAAGGAGGCAACTGTCTTTGTCACACGCAAAGTCACACACTCACAACCTAGCCTTGTATATTTGTACTTCACTTGAGTAATTGTCTACTTAAATGCTTCGATCTTGATATAGTGCTTTAGCTATCTGGAATTTCGTTCTTTCTTCTCTTGTGTTTCTAATGGGCCAGTTCAATACATTTcagttttgaactttgtttttaaatttcatcATATACAACTAGGTTGATTCTTAGAGAAGTATAGCCCAAGAACCACACCTTTACGACTCGAAGCTAAGACACGCGAGGCAAGTGGGCATCATATGCATTCCTAATTAGAAACTCCATCCGTCCCACAATGTTGATCCTTTCAAGGGATTCCAACTAGGTAAGGGTCATGAAATGATGGCTTTCAATCCAAGTTAAAAAGCATATATTCCCAAAGTAACCTTTTGACTCTAACTTTTGTCTATATTCGCAAGTTTTCTGAAagggaaattttgaaaaaattacaaatttccTCATTTGAGTGTTCAAAGAGGACTTGCACTTTGGCCCAAAAACGGGAAAGAGGACCAACAATAAGGGACCCAGGGAGTCACATAGAAAAGAACATGGATAAGGTATCTTATGTGTTTGTGTGAGAGCGTGCGCATGTGCATCTATTTCAGAAGAAGGTTGTTAGCTCCAAAAAGTGGCGCTATTTTTTGGTTGGGAATTCTATTgacaaaacacattttcttttgtATCCCATTATGTATCgagttgtattttttatttttttctatctgGTGTTCATCGTTTGTTcttcaattccttttttttttctttttctttttttgctttaatTGGTTGGGTAGCAAAACAGGAATTTCCAAGGTGACTCACTTGTAGGGACACCAAAATATTTGGAAGTGACTGGCCGTAAGTATCATGAAAGTGAACTGCAAGGTTCTCAGCAGGAACAACTGCCATTACAGCTTCGAGCATTGGAAGAACAGTACCTgtgacaaagaaaattgaaaacaaggTATGAGACAAGTTAATCCATATAAGAAATTAGCATTTGTGAATATGCATAAATATACTTCTCAAAATATCACATAAAGTGCTAAATCTGAATTACCACTTACAACAATTTAAAAGAGCCCTGTttgaaaaatggaaacaaaCTTCAGGAGCAGCTATAAACTAGCAAAAGCTAATGTTATGGAACGTTCGCAGATGAAAACTGACAGAAATATATACCAGGTGTTCCAACTCCAATTGTATCAGCAATGGAGATTTCAAAGCAGCCCATATCATAAAGTTGTTTTGCCACGTATGCCACTTTTGAAGGAGGAATAGCTCCTTCCACTGGGCACCCGACCGCACATGAGACGTACCTATTTAAAATTTGAGACCAATTCTTTTGTTTTAGTGGCAGCTCCAAGAGAAACGAAGGATACTGTTTtctaaaatccaaaacagaatggAACTGGCTCAAAGCATCTGAGCTGTATCAACAAATGACGGGAAAATTTATAACCCAATTTCCAGCACAGTTATCAACGATAGGAGGGATACAATTGAGAAACTATGGACTTAAGGCAAAGTAATATAGGTTCTTAAGATACTTGATAATGGCTGAGAGCCTTGAATATAGGTTACTTGCCGCAAGATAGCTTTCTAAGAGCTGTCCTAAAGAGTATGTATGATTCAACCACAAGATAGCTGTCTCGTATTGCTGACTTGACACACTATAGGAATAACAAAATATGACATTGTTACAGTAAACCCACCCATGAAAAGATGGTACAATTAAGGACTGCTTTACGCACAACTCAAGTATACTGAAACATTATTATGTGGTTTGATCATGGATATGTCGAGGAATTTAGAAAGGGAAAGCAAACGCGTGGGAGATGGAGAAGATATGAAGATGAATGACATAAAGAAGCTAtattcatttattttggttTCCTTATCACTTTCCTTCCCCTAGTAAATCCCTCCAACAAACGATGATCTGAAAAGCCTAAGTTGATACAATCTAAAATAATATTTGGGACGAGCATTTcaatgaaaaggaaaagaatgcaTACCCCCGAACAGGAATTGAGAGTTTTTTCGCAGTTTGAGCAACTGCTTGATAACGAATAAGACTCTCTTCAATGCTGCAATTGATGTTTGACCTTGAAAAGGACTCAGAAGCTGATGCAAAGATGGCTACCTCAGTTGCCCCAGCTGCAACAGCCGCTTCAAAGCCCTGAAAGTGATTTACGTAGCgcatttgaaaatttcaatCACTGTATTATGGCGCTGTAGTAacttctttttccaaaacaaagttACCACCTTTAGATTGGGTGTCAAAACAGGCAATCTCACACCCTTCACATTTCTAACTCCTTCCATTACATCCTTTGCATCTGCAAGCTATTAAAACCGAAAGGAAAAggaatcaaaatttcaaatttgctACAGTAAAAATAAACAGTGAGAAtagtgcatcataactccaaattACCTGAGGTACCCACTTTGGCGAGACAAAACTCGTGGGCTCAACAACAGATAACCCAGAAGAAACTAGCCTATGAATCAGTTCTACCTTCACAGAGGTAGGCACaacatttttctcattttgtaaCCCATCCCTTGGACCAACTTCCACTATCTTCACATACCTCGGTACAAATTTAGAAAACTGCAGAATTCAAATTCCAAAAAGGTTAGAAAGCAATCCGGATTTTAAAGGAACATCTTTATACCATAAAGTATAAAAACAGAAACCACAATGAAAGGACAGTCAAACCAcctaatttaataaatttacaGCTACTTCAGAATTCATTGGCATAGAGAAAATAAGAAGCTTTACTTCTTAGATAGGTACCTTATTTGGTATGCTCCTTATGCGTTTGTCATTGCAGTAGGAACAATAAGAATGATCAGGCAAGTACCGAGAATCACACGGAGCTCCATATTCGTAACCGAAAGCCTGATGCCTGAAATATGCCAGAGAAACATGCTATGCTCATTTGAGAACTATTAAAATTGTCTTGACATTGCAAGTGGTTTTCCCACACGATAATAAACCATATTCTAATAAAAacgggaaaaagaaaagaaaagaaaaaacaggatCCTTCACGTTTATCTTCTAAATGTTCTGACATAGTTCTTTCACCAACCAAAGAAAGTAAGAACAAAGGAATCTTAAGAATGACAAGGAAAATAAGAATAACAAGAAGAAACCAAAAACCAATTTCCCTTGCACTTTTCCATCTTTCTTCATCGTGGGAAAGCTGGGGAATAAAGTTGTGGTAATTAACGGTCCAAAGTTTGCCTAATTCTCATGGAGGATTGAGTGATAGTTTGGACATCGGAAAGATTGAAGTGTTCACTAAAACCAGCACAATTGCCAAGCACTTGCAGAAGCAACTACTGAATAGCAAATGCATATGCACAGGAATGACGAAGATAAATCAAACAAGAAATTCCGCCATAGCGGAGAAGTGATGTCCATAACATGGTTATAGATAGATTTTCCCACAAGAGCATGCGGAAAGCCGGAAACAACAACTAATATCACAAGATTATGACAAAAACATTGTGACCGCAATTTGTGAGGCAAACTATTTTAAGGGCATTCAAAATAAGCTTGATGAAAACACTTACTGACAGCTATTGGATGAGCTCCAGCTTCTCCCTTCAATAAAGCAATTTCCCATACCCATATCCTCTCCTCTGGGCCTGCAAGCACTGGATGAACACCTACTGAACCCATCAATAGCGCTCAAGCTTGGAAATCGGTCCAGACCTAAGGGCTGTTCCACGCTTGACATCTTGGAACTAGAGTCAGTGAGGGAAACTGGTATAAATTCAAGATAGAAGTGAGTGCACCACCATGAAAACAATTTTGTAAGACCCTTGTTGCTACCAGCCTAGCATTAGATCAACAACAAAGCACAAATAATTTACTGATCTCAAAGAATATTCAAGTTATTTTTGACAAATCAAGCACCTGATAAGTatgaggaaaaataaaaagttttagATATTGAACGAAGACATGTAATCTAAAACTTAACAGATTTATCAATTGGAGCTCTACGAGGAACTCATAACACCAGGACCTCCTaaaccaaaccagaccaaacaaacaaagccttaagtcccaatccaTTGTGGTCAGCTACGTTAATCCGtattttccattgagctctatcaaggGCATCGTCTTCCCTAATATTCGAAAAACATAGATCCTTTTGAATTACTGCCTCCAATGTCAATTCTAGTCTACCCCTCCCCTTAGTGGTAACCCTCCCCAATTCTAAGAAATGTCTTTCAACTCTTTATCAGATTTAAAAGTAAATGCGAATTCAATTGTGATAATGAAGTATCCACTAATGCTCCAGTCTACAATGTATGGAACTTTATAAACATATCACAGATGTATAGAGTAAGATTAATGAACATATCACAGATGAACTTTCTAAAGTCCATTATTCACGTTGGAGATTGCTTGTTGGCAGTCTTGCTGGGAACTGCACCCTGTGCAGTTTGGCGTGTGCCGGCCACTTGTCGAACCTAATTCATTAACCAGTTCCATTCATATTGTAGATCATGTCGAATCGCATACATGTGTTTTAAAATCATGTGAATTGGGTACCAATTAGTACGtgaatggaaaacaaaaacaactcaGCACTGAAATTTGCTGGGTTCCAATCCATTGCGTGCAGAACTCAAATTCGATCTATTTTCATGTTCCATTCACACACTAATTTGGTACCCAATTAACATGATTTTGAACCACAATTATGCGCTTCAACTAAATCTACAATGCGACAGGAACCTATTGTCAAATTATGTCCAGCAACTGACCGGAAAATGCCGAACAGCACCCCGTGCAGTTCTCGGAAACTGCCCGCAACCCTTCTTCACTCACATTtacaacaaataaaaataaaaatctgagtgttaaattgaaaacaaatgcaaacATAACAGGGAACTCAATAATTAGTGTAAAgtcaaccataaaaaaaaaaaaaaaaacccaattacCTCGACAGGGGTCTAACATCCAGAACTTTAAACCGTTCAGAACCCAAaagagcttcttcttttttttttagaaatcaactTAAACAGGAAACTAAATTTCAGTAGTTCCTATAGCAATAGGAACAATTCACTCAAGATTTCTCTGCGGTTTCTTGGCAATCAAGCAAAACCCAATTGAGAGAAAGAGTACCAAAGTTAAGGAGAAAGCAAACAAACCTGATAGAATTTGGAACATAAAATTCCAGGGcgataaaaccctagaattttCTAGACGTCGCACCTAAAGAGAGGGACAGGCAGAGAGGGAAGGTGGTTGGGGTGGTTGGGAGGAAGAAGTGATGGTAACAAAAACGTGACGGAGAGTTCTTCTCCTCCACAAAACCTTGTTCGGTAGAAACAGAGTTATATATATAGAGTATataatataggagtatatacGGATTTCTGTGAATGCATATTTGTGTGGGTTTCACGATTCCGTTTCTTGACTATATTGTCCGAGTGACGTTGAATtgaagacagagagagagaggatttgtcCTGtccgggagagagagaggggatttaTCCTGTCCGGTTCCACAAGCATCCAAtccggttcggttcggttcgattTCAGTTTTCGTGAGCCCTCATCAGAACCGTTTATTGAGTAGAGTACGTCAATTCTCCAAGTGCAATAAAATTACGTTCACGATTCCGTTTCTTGACTTCAATTGGCTGAGACTCTTGACATTGAACTGAAGGACGTTTAGGTATTGTGTATATGTTTAAAGGGTCCATTATATCTCTCTCGTCAACAATTGCATAGGTGAGTTGGTATGGAGAATTACCTTCTTGtcctttttcaaaattgaaggaagtgagagagagagagagagacttggtTTGTCCAATTCGACAAGCATACTGTCCGGTCCAATTTTAATTTCTGTGGCTCATTCTGGACTCAGAACAATAATCGGAATGGTTATTGGGTAGAGTAAGGGTGCATGTAGGCTATGTTATTAGACAACAAACAAATGAtaatagtcaagttgttttcgTTAAGTGACAGTATTTTAATCGGTGTATGTAAGAAGAATGATCTGTTTAAAATTCCATGATAATACAGgctttagtccatttagtttagcaAAACCATCGCTTCGTCATGTTCtcgagtttttaaaaaatacatgttCAGTTAATACCGATTGATGGCTTATCGTAACACATTTATATGaaatttatcttgaaaaaaaaaatgcaacaaatACACTGAAGCATAACCATTTGTCTCAAGATGAATGTGTTCCGATAAGTCATTGATTTGTGTCCAacgaattttatttttcatacgCTTAGAgaacttgacgagctctacaaaatgaacgctTCTGATTATCGTTATGCGCCCGGGATGGAccctgaaaaacaaaaactggaCCGGACTTGATGGTTGTCAAATGGACAGGACCTGAGTCCGAATTAAAGGCGGAAAGGTTGGTAGGTTGTTTTCAGTTGGAAGCAGGTCACCGTCCTGCTCCATTTTACTACTTTACCAATTTGATTCCTTCTCGAAGAATGTCCGGATTTTGTGCCATTTGATTGACTAGTAAGACGATTTTTTATAGCGACGTGTCCGGGCTAATTTACGcgtattttaattaatttcatggGACTTAATTCCGCTGTCCTATCGCATTGATTCTTTTTTGCCCTTCCAGATTTCCATTTCTTTGTTGAGATCAAGATCTTGTTCCATTAGAATTTAGAGATCCAGTATTGAACCAGTATTGTATTCTATGACTTGttgaattatttaatttttttttttgaaaagtcaaattaTTTTAACTTTCACTAAGACAATAATTCTACACTTTATTCTTTAGTATTTGCAatctttgttgtttttgtaAATGTGAAATTAAGATACTATCCTTGCACTACAGTAAATTTGAGTATAAAATGAGATTAATGCAAATTTATGTAATTAAcgataagaaataaaatatataGAAGAGATAATATGGAAATCAATTACCTATTATATGGGAGTTGGCAAAAAATCTTGAAccttgtttttgaaattttcctatCATTATGTTTACACTTTGTTAGGAAGTTGAAAggaggagaaaataaaaggaaataaataaaagagaaattgTGGGGAATGTGAAGATTAATTATAGTTATGTTTTACTACTtgtctctttaaaaaaaaaaaacttaaatccAAACAAAGCGTTTACTTCAAATACACAGACCTAATTATGCCTTGATCAAaatataaagagaaaaaaaaaacttctcaaatcTCGAATGACGAAACATTCAAATTGAGAGTTTATTTTAACGCGTTTCGTAAATGCCACGATTTAATTCTGACGTAAGATAAGATATGAAATGATttatattcttctttttactttttatcaaAAGAATGAACATaaaatcaagcaaaagaaacattttgtaCTATTTCTTTTGCGAAAAAGGTTAGATTAAAGTAATAATATGAATCATTTCCAATCTTGTCCTACGTCAGAAAGATTTCATATTCTTTCTTTTGCTATAAAGTAAAAGTaagaagttaattttttttcccctccaaaTCTTGCCCTACATCACAAGGGTTTGAAGTGTTCATACTTTCTCAAGTCAAATCCCTTCTCAGCTATTAACACGGAAATTTTTACAATgcgttttgaacttcccacattTTAATGGATTTTAAACTAATAACTGATGTCGATGGAGGCTCTGCCACGTAGAGGAGAGTAGCGTGGGGTCAGGTGGCTTcgtgaaaagaaaaatcaaccaATCAAAATAGACCTAAGGAGTACGAATATTTTTATATGGGAGTCGTATCCATATCATATTGTTATTATTGATACCAATACGTCTTCGATACTcatggatatatatatttagacTAGAGTCATATCCATATCATGTTCGCATTTGATGCCAATATTCGTTGGATACTCACGGATCGATCCACGTTCAAAAAgtatcaacaatataataactattttttaaaaaatttgaagtacGTATTAGATTCTTTTTGGATACTTTCACACGTACGTAGCCGAACTTTTATGAAAATGATACTCCTTTGTAGCACTTAGcttagtttagagagagagagagacagagagagagagataagtgAGATCATCTTTAGATTCTGAGAAGCATCTTATTTttatagtagttttttttttttttttaatattttgatgGTGTCATACATGTGTGCTCTATAACCATTAATTCGTCTTTTAATTGCTATTTTCATTAATGTTGTGAAAAATCAAGTTTTCTGGATATCGGTTAGTGTCTAATCCGTCAGCGTAAAATATAACTTCTTTTGAACTAGGAGTACGATTCGTGCCACACCCATCTCCAACTAGCTCCGCCCCTGCCAATTGGTTAACCTTAATTTGATCgtaattttgttttgcttttaacGAAATTTAAATACTGTCAACTCAAAATGGTCCAAGATTTTGGCATCATCACGTGTATCATTCTCGAGAATATCCAAGATTTCCATTATCACCTTGTTCAACATAATCGGTATTAAATAATAAATTCATCATATTGTGATTTGCTTGGGTGGAGTCCCATATTTTTCAATCCAATTTATTAAATCATCTTAAACATTGAAGTTAAGCCTTTAATTAATGTCTAATTTTCAAAGTATTTTGATGCAGAAAACAAGGGATTTGCAATGTATTAGGGATTTATTTCATAGGTCGATGATTGTCCATTCGCGAGGGTCTTGGATCTTGAGTACGCGACATTTGGAAGAGATACTCCTTCGTAATCGTCTGATTACCTGGCCTTCTCCAAGTCAAAATCCCATTAATCAACCATTTGGAATGttttgtggagttttttttttatttttttatagacaacacaaatttattaaaaacttgacaaatggtacattGAGATGGAGGAAGGGGGAGTTAGGTCCTCATGTTAACTTCTCCAAAGTAGTAAACATGAATTATATGgatttttttgcctttaaaaaaaaaaaaaacatgaattctATGGAGCTTGTTTCTCCTGTTAAGTTCTACTATAACAGAGGGTGGACAGAAGGGTTGAATGAAGAACTGCTTAGAACTATAGGGTTTTGGTTGTTCAAATTATAGGTATAGAGTTTGATTTGGGAAGCAAGTCAAACTCTGGGGTCTATTATGTAATTTTTCTAGACATAGAGGGACGGAACCATGATTTCGTAAATGTGGGGCCGAACTATGAGGAGTAAGCACAATTAGCATCACTCTGCAGACAAGTAAATAAGTTGCTTAATTATTTTGTAGTCCCAATTAACCATTGACATAGTCCGAAAATACTTTCCAATTGTTTGAATTCTAGATATTGAACGACATTATACTCAAAATAATTAAGCTCTATTCTTGAAAATGTTGTTTGAACTTCCCAATTCCTAAAAATACTTCCCAATAGGTCGAGTGAACTTGaaatatttatattaaaaaaaaaatttaaaaaccgAAACTACGCGCCATAGCCCACAAGTGGTTCCGTCATTGCTTACATAACTAATTCGGAATACTTATAAAGGTTACCAACAACTCAAAATAATTATCACTCCCAATTTGAAAGTTAATTAGATGGAGTTTGATTCTTTCCTACAATTTTTGTCATTGTAATCAAATTTAAACTATCTTTTGGTATCAGACTCACCAATTaaattagaaggaaaaaaaaaaacctgtacCCCAACAACGCTATATTTATTTCCCTGTCTAAGTATCTGAAAAACTTCACGCTACATTTTCTACGATTTGttaaattttcatccaagaaccGAAATCTAATTAAATACTTGTCCCTGTTGAGTTTGCAACTCCTCCAAATATTAGTGAGTATTTGTTTTCTATGTGGAGCGGATATTCCGGCCAAATCACGTCAAATATATACTTGACTTTGTTGTTTGTCTGTGTTTCCCCGGTCTCCAACAAAGCTAGTTATCCTATCGCCAAGGCCCGGGTTTCCTCAAATGGTTGGTATGACTTAGTAGGTGAATATTTCTACCtcatgtatttatttttatatttaaagATATTTTGTTGGGAAATAGTTCACACAACATTGATTTGGTTGTCCATCGATCAACCTGAGTTTCTTAACACGCATGGCTAGGTGACCAAAATTAGAGGGTTTTGGCTATATATCTACCACGAAAACAAACTAGTACCATCAAtgtttattcattttttgttcttggATGTCAGTGCTTGTTTTGTGATTCCAAGGGGCCTAATTGGATGATAGTTTGGCGGGCGGATGAGAGCCTGATTGGACGTTTTTGCCTTAGTTTGGCAGTAAGCTTGACACCCGGATCACTTTGTCCCTCTCTACTGTTGGAATGATTTAATCCAGTTCAGGGGTACTAGACTGCTTTGAGGCAGTCCGCAATTAGTTCGGGTGGATGAGGCCCTCCTCACCTCCCCTCCCTCCACTTTATCCCTTCATTTCAACTAAAAAACAACTTTATCCAcccatttcaaaaataaaataaaaagcccTTGAAAGTAGATACTATATACCAAGAGAGGAAGGCAAGAAGCCATCCAAAATAGCAAAAACCTAAGGAAAAACTTAACTAAGAACACCCAAATGCCTAATGAGAACTCCAAATCATACCTCAAAACCCACAACTCcacacaaaccaaaaccaagccGAAGTGAGAAGCCGAAACATACCGAAAAACCAAAAGACACCAAAACcttaaaaaacaaactaaaaagaCTTGGACACCGGACAAAGGATGCTAAAACTCCAAAGACAGAGAAGCATAGTCCTCCCTATCAGAAATGTCTACCTAGGGCCTTGACAAATGGCATATTCTCGACCATCTTGTTGTACTCTT
The sequence above is a segment of the Rhododendron vialii isolate Sample 1 chromosome 13a, ASM3025357v1 genome. Coding sequences within it:
- the LOC131312534 gene encoding hydroxymethylglutaryl-CoA lyase, mitochondrial isoform X1 — encoded protein: MFQILSVSLTDSSSKMSSVEQPLGLDRFPSLSAIDGFSRCSSSACRPRGEDMGMGNCFIEGRSWSSSNSCQHQAFGYEYGAPCDSRYLPDHSYCSYCNDKRIRSIPNKFSKFVPRYVKIVEVGPRDGLQNEKNVVPTSVKVELIHRLVSSGLSVVEPTSFVSPKWVPQLADAKDVMEGVRNVKGVRLPVLTPNLKGFEAAVAAGATEVAIFASASESFSRSNINCSIEESLIRYQAVAQTAKKLSIPVRGYVSCAVGCPVEGAIPPSKVAYVAKQLYDMGCFEISIADTIGVGTPGTVLPMLEAVMAVVPAENLAVHFHDTYGQSLPNILVSLQMGITTLDSSVAGLGGCPYAKGASGNVATEDVVYMLNGLGVQTNVDLQKLLLAGDFISKHLGRPSGSKTAIALSRMTADASKI
- the LOC131312534 gene encoding hydroxymethylglutaryl-CoA lyase, mitochondrial isoform X2, which translates into the protein MLDPCRVSLTDSSSKMSSVEQPLGLDRFPSLSAIDGFSRCSSSACRPRGEDMGMGNCFIEGRSWSSSNSCQHQAFGYEYGAPCDSRYLPDHSYCSYCNDKRIRSIPNKFSKFVPRYVKIVEVGPRDGLQNEKNVVPTSVKVELIHRLVSSGLSVVEPTSFVSPKWVPQLADAKDVMEGVRNVKGVRLPVLTPNLKGFEAAVAAGATEVAIFASASESFSRSNINCSIEESLIRYQAVAQTAKKLSIPVRGYVSCAVGCPVEGAIPPSKVAYVAKQLYDMGCFEISIADTIGVGTPGTVLPMLEAVMAVVPAENLAVHFHDTYGQSLPNILVSLQMGITTLDSSVAGLGGCPYAKGASGNVATEDVVYMLNGLGVQTNVDLQKLLLAGDFISKHLGRPSGSKTAIALSRMTADASKI